The Gammaproteobacteria bacterium genome has a segment encoding these proteins:
- a CDS encoding tetratricopeptide repeat protein gives MNDNLTDQQRAEQVWGWLRENGWYLLGGIVLGLGGLFVWRQWGASQLESAEQASALYAELLTSIRVERATRAEEIAAKLAADFSSTPYADQARLAMARVKMDRNQPDDAAKYLREAMDGAGGEEIRHIARLRLARVLAQQEKYDEALQVLVVPDGSSFAPRYHEVRGDVLVSMGRADEARTEYEAALTGADSAVIDQLYVQAKLDGLAGGATQAADDRVAESPAN, from the coding sequence GTGAATGACAATCTGACCGATCAACAACGCGCTGAGCAGGTCTGGGGCTGGCTGCGCGAGAACGGCTGGTACCTGCTCGGTGGCATTGTGCTGGGGCTGGGCGGGCTTTTCGTGTGGCGCCAGTGGGGTGCAAGCCAGCTCGAGAGCGCCGAGCAGGCCTCGGCGCTGTACGCCGAGTTGCTGACTTCGATCCGGGTGGAGCGAGCCACGCGAGCCGAAGAAATTGCCGCAAAGCTCGCCGCCGATTTTTCCTCGACGCCGTACGCAGACCAGGCGCGCCTGGCGATGGCACGGGTGAAGATGGACCGCAACCAGCCGGACGATGCCGCGAAGTATCTGCGCGAGGCGATGGATGGCGCCGGCGGCGAGGAGATCCGGCACATAGCGCGCCTGCGGCTGGCGCGGGTGCTCGCCCAGCAGGAGAAGTACGACGAGGCATTGCAGGTGCTGGTGGTGCCGGACGGTTCCAGCTTCGCGCCCCGCTACCACGAGGTGCGCGGCGATGTGCTGGTCAGCATGGGACGCGCGGACGAGGCCCGTACCGAGTACGAGGCGGCATTGACCGGGGCCGATTCGGCGGTGATCGACCAGTTGTACGTTCAGGCCAAGCTCGACGGGCTGGCCGGCGGCGCGACGCAGGCCGCCGACGATCGTGTGGCCGAATCCCCCGCGAACTGA